A window from uncultured Desulfobacter sp. encodes these proteins:
- a CDS encoding MoxR family ATPase, translating into MEEITKQIETAHLLVNRIRSEVGKTLVGQEKLVDGLLTGLLTGGHVLIEGVPGLAKTSAVKALAAAVQADFKRIQFTPDLLPADLTGTEIYRPKTTDFVTRKGPLFNNIILADEINRAPSKVQSALLEAMEEKQVTIGDTTYKLPTPFLVLATQNPIEQEGTYPLPEAQVDRFMLKVLVEYPSRAQELEILKKTSFTAVEETSPVISCEELAQLKHLVDQVYVDEKLKEYIVSLIFATRNPESCKMQTGHYIEFGASPRATIFLAKAARVTAFLAGRAYVTPQDIKLAGPDVLRHRILLSFEAEAEEVSTEQVVADLFDSVEVP; encoded by the coding sequence ATGGAAGAGATCACAAAGCAGATCGAAACCGCCCATCTTCTGGTGAACCGTATCCGCAGTGAAGTGGGCAAAACCCTGGTGGGTCAGGAAAAACTGGTTGACGGACTGTTGACAGGGCTTTTGACCGGCGGACACGTGCTCATCGAAGGGGTGCCGGGACTTGCAAAAACCTCGGCGGTCAAAGCACTGGCGGCTGCTGTTCAGGCCGATTTTAAGCGCATTCAGTTTACCCCGGATCTGTTGCCGGCCGATCTGACCGGCACCGAGATCTACCGGCCCAAAACCACGGATTTTGTCACCCGCAAGGGGCCGTTGTTTAACAATATTATTCTGGCCGACGAAATCAACCGGGCCCCGTCCAAAGTGCAGTCTGCACTTTTAGAGGCCATGGAAGAAAAGCAGGTGACCATCGGCGACACCACCTATAAGCTTCCGACCCCCTTTCTGGTGCTGGCCACCCAAAACCCCATTGAGCAGGAGGGCACCTATCCGCTGCCCGAGGCCCAGGTGGACCGTTTCATGCTCAAGGTTCTGGTAGAATATCCCAGCCGCGCCCAGGAACTTGAGATTCTTAAGAAAACCAGCTTTACTGCGGTGGAAGAGACGTCGCCCGTTATTTCCTGTGAGGAACTTGCCCAGCTAAAACACCTGGTGGATCAAGTCTATGTGGATGAAAAACTCAAAGAGTATATCGTCAGTCTGATCTTTGCCACACGAAATCCGGAATCGTGTAAAATGCAGACCGGCCACTATATCGAGTTCGGGGCATCGCCCAGGGCAACCATCTTCCTTGCCAAGGCCGCTCGGGTTACCGCATTTCTGGCCGGCCGGGCCTATGTGACGCCCCAGGACATAAAACTTGCCGGACCCGATGTGCTGCGCCACAGAATTCTGCTCTCCTTTGAGGCCGAGGCGGAAGAGGTTTCCACAGAGCAGGTGGTGGCGGATCTGTTTGATTCCGTAGAAGTGCCCTAG